In the Eptesicus fuscus isolate TK198812 chromosome 22, DD_ASM_mEF_20220401, whole genome shotgun sequence genome, AGGGAGCTCCTGCCTGAAGCAGAATCACACCGACCACTTTACAAAATCACCTTCTTAACGCCCTGGCTGACAGGCGGCGTCACATTACCCCGCGTGACACACAGCGCAGTCCTTAGCAACCCTCTGCAGCCTGGCGTCGCCAAAACACTGGGgacgccccgcctccgcctccggccACAGCCTTCACTACCTTCTTACGAACCCAGATGAAACCAGCCCAGGTGGCTACCGACTGGGGCGGGGCAGCggtgctggggcagcagccactggcaCACACCCCTACGTGCCCTTCTCTGTGGGTTACCCACGGAGACAGGTGTGTGACTGCCCACCAGCAGGCAGGGAGCTAACAGCGTGCTCCCTTCCGaggagagcccccccccccccaccccgctgctgGCTGTGCTGGGGCAGGTCCACAGCGAGGGCAGCTGTGGGAGCTGGACTAATTTGGCACCTAGAGGTTAGAGATCGTGCCAACACCCTGCAATGCAGAGGCCAGCGCCCAGCTGACCACAAAGAATGACCCTGCCCCGCCTTGGCCCGTtgggctcagtgggtagagcatcagcctgcacactgaagggtccccggttcgattccggtcaagggcacgtacctaggttgcaggctcctcctccctggcctgggccctggtcagggggcacgtgcaggaggcaaccgatggatgtgtctctcacattgatatttctctctccccctcccactgtctctaaaaaccaatgggaaaatatcctcgggtgaggattaaaaaataaaagaaggatgATCCGGGCCCCTAACGTTAACGGTGCCAAGGTGGAGACACGGCGGGGGTGCAAGAAACCCCAACACAGGAATCTGAGAGAAAGACTGTTTCGGCCCCGTGGCAATGAGGACGCTTACAATTCTCATTTGAAACAAGTACAAACTTTAATTCTACCAACCGGGCAAAGGGGAGAGAGACGCCTCCCGGGTGtgccctgggagaggcaggagggggagggggggaggcagagcAGTGATCAGAGCAGTGATTCTGCGGCAGCGGGTGCTGCCAGCTGAGGAGAGAGGGTCTGGGCTTGGCGGCCCTGCCAGCCGGGTGCTGGGCGGGGACCGGGGTGCCTctggctcctgctgggcagcgCTGGGCTCACCGTGTGTGAGTCCCAGGaagtggtggtggcggcggccgGGCCTTGACTAACCGGACACGGTGGTGACCTCAGGCTTCAGGTTCTCGGGGGGCGGAGGCTGGTACCGTGTGGCCGGGGCTGGCGGTGCCCtggcattggggtggggggcgcacgGGGGCGGCTCAGGGTGGGCGGCGGGGGCCTCCGGTCCGCACGGCTGCACGGGGAGCAGAGGCCCCGGCCTGGGCACGAGGGGGAGGGCCGCTCCGCGTCTCCCGACCGGCGCGAAGGCCGACCGGCCGCGCCTCTTGGCGTCGGGGGTCTCAAACCAGAGGGGGCCGTCGAACTTGGCCCGGCCCTTGCTGCACTGGCTGAGCGCCCGCAGCACCGTCTCCCGGGCGCAGGGGTCGGGGCGCTCTCGGCCGGGGGGGCACGTGTAGAGGCTCCCTCTGCGCTCAGGGGGGGCGATCTGGATGGTCACCGGGCTCTGCAGGCGGCGTGGGTGGCGGGCACCGCGACTCCGCAGCGTCATCGTGCCCTTCGGAGCCACGGGAACATCCCGCCCCCGGGGGGCCGGGCCAGGGAAGCGCCTCCTGGCTTCGGGCATCggtcccctgcaggccctgccccgGTGCCAGCCGGGCAGTGTCGGGGGCAGGGGTTGGGTCGGGGCGCAGCGATTGGGGTGCGCACAGGGGACGCGGCCCTGCTCCCGGGCCCGCTGGCGCAGGGCGGGTCTGGGCGGCGGGAGCCGGCGCGCCCAGACGGAGGGCCGCAGCGTGGCGTGGGCCGTGCGGAGGTACCTGCTCAGGTAGCTGCTCAGGTAGCTGCCCATGAtcgcgggcggcggggcgggcggtgcAGGGGCGATGCGGCTCAGGCGGTCGGTCCTGCTGTTCGGAGATTCCAGGCGGGTGGGGCTCGGCTGGCCGTTGGCACCTCGGGGCGCAAGGGCAGCGCGCGGAGCATTGGCGCAGGGGGGAGGTCTCCGTGCGCGCGGGCCTGCACGTGCCGGACCTGCGACTGCGCACACGGGGACcgcgcggccccgcccctgcgCTCTGAGGCGGGGAACCCCAGCTCCCCGCTGCTGGGCCTGGCGCCGGGCGCTGGGCACGGGGCCTGGGAGGCCTCCGGGTCTGCACTGGACATTCAATGGGAGGAAATAGCATCATTTCCACCGGGTTCTGGAAAGGGTACAAAATGGGCCGGAGGGCACATTCTTTCATAGGGTAAAGCGGACGCACACGCTTGCGAGCTCCTTTAAGGGGACACAGGGGGTCTCCTTGCAGCAGTAAAGGGGGTGCGTGTGTCCTCCTCCTGGGCCGGTTGCTAATGTCACCTGTTGCATTTCTGCACTTGGTGGAGGAAGAGGTGAAAGCCGGTGGGGATTTCACGTGTTCGCACCAACAGCGCGGATTTAACGGGGACGCGCACGTCATTTCCCGTCCTCATCCATCACATTCGCGGCCCATTGGTTCTCTCTGAAGGCCATGGTTCTCACCAAGGCCGCGCCTCTCCCCTCGTCtctcctggggagggtgggggagagggaggcacgTCTAACACCATCCTTGGAAACGTCCAAGTTCAAGGCTCTGGGGAGCTGATGACGGTGCTGAGGCGTGGAGGCTGGCGAAGGCGGTGGGAATCCGTCTCTTCTTGAGCAAGTCCCCTCGGAAGGCAGCTAACTGTGGGGCCGGCCCCGATGCCGGGAGGGGAGGTGGACAGAAAGGAAAAGCCCGGAATCAGTCACACCCAAGAGTGGGCAACAGATCCCCCCAGACCTGCGAGGCGGACAGCTGGAAGGTCCCTTCATGGGGGGCCCAGAAGGTCCTGAGGTCAGAGAGAGGCCGTGGTCTTGGGGGCgggctggggccagctgggggtacTCGGGAATGGATCCCTAACAGTCTCCACTCAcacatgattttttattttattttattatttttttttatttttattttttgccaattcTTTAGTTAAGGGATGACCCCCAGGTATCCTGTGGTATCGTATTTTTCTTGAAGACAATTTTCCTGATAGAACGACTCTCTGTAGCTCCCTAACCTGTCTCTTAAGGTGGTGATGGCATCAGACTACacggtctaggccagtggtcggcaaactcattagtcaacagagccaaacatcaacaggacaacgattgaaatttcttttgagagccacattttttaaacttaaacttcttctaacgccacttcttcaacatagactcgcccaggccgtggtattttgtggaagagccacactcaaggggccaaagagtcgcatgtggctagcgagccgcggtttgccgaccactggtctagcgcCATTGGGGATGGAGTCTTTATTCcgtatccccccctccccccccccatgtctaCAGAATTCCTCGCGTCCTCTCTGCAGCGTTACCCAGTGGGAGTCGTTCTGGCGTGAGGCTAATGCCCTCTGACAGACCAGCCTCCTGCCGGGAGCTAGAGGCATAAGGGAGTCTGTCACCTGTGTGCTTTCACCGCTAGATCAACATGTTGACCAGGTAAAACCCGTCTTCGTGGCCGTTGGAGCCATCTGTCTCTCCTCACGCACCACCACGCAGGGGCTTTCACCAGCTGGTGGATGCTGCAGATTAGCGTCTGTCCGCGGTGTCAGCCCGGGGTGAGCTTGCAACGGCCGTTGAAGAATGACTGGAGATG is a window encoding:
- the LOC129147900 gene encoding POM121-like protein 12 encodes the protein MGSYLSSYLSRYLRTAHATLRPSVWARRLPPPRPALRQRAREQGRVPCAHPNRCAPTQPLPPTLPGWHRGRACRGPMPEARRRFPGPAPRGRDVPVAPKGTMTLRSRGARHPRRLQSPVTIQIAPPERRGSLYTCPPGRERPDPCARETVLRALSQCSKGRAKFDGPLWFETPDAKRRGRSAFAPVGRRGAALPLVPRPGPLLPVQPCGPEAPAAHPEPPPCAPHPNARAPPAPATRYQPPPPENLKPEVTTVSG